The DNA region CGGACGTTCATCGCGGCGGCGCCGAGCGCACTCGCCTTCATGAAGGTCGAGGAGATCGGTGCCCCGAAGATGGTGGCGTTCTGCAGTGACGTCACCAGTTCGGGATGGATCTCGAGCCAGTGGCCCCGCGCGATCCCGTGGGCGACGCCATCGAGCACCCGGAACAATGCCAGGAAGATCGGCATCTGAAGCAGCAGCGGCAGGCACGAGGCCAAGGGGTTGGCGTTGTGCTCCCGATAGAGCTTCATGGTCTCTTGACCGAGCTTCTCCCGGTCGTGACCGTACTTCTTCTGCAGCTCGCGCGCCTTCGGCTGCAGCAGCTGCATCTGTCGGGAGGACTTGATCTGCTTGACGAACAGCGGGATCAGCGCGATGCGGATCACCACAGTGAGGCAGATGATCGACAGGGCCCAGGTCCAGCCGCTGTCGGCGCCGAGCACCGGGGTCCACAGGCTGTGGAACAGCACGAGGAGACCCGACACCACCCAATACAGCGGGCGCATGATCGCGCCGCCGATGGCGACGAACGGGTCCCAGATGCTCAGTGGGATGAGCGGGATCAGGTCGAACAATTCACACCTCGTACGTGAGCCGTGGCGGCTCTGTGGTCGGACACCTCGGGCCGGGGGATCGGGTCGACGCGCTGGGCGCTGACCTCCGGCGAGTCGTGATGGGCCAGGTCATGGCTGGCGGCAGCGGCCTC from Microlunatus phosphovorus NM-1 includes:
- the yidC gene encoding membrane protein insertase YidC; translated protein: MFDLIPLIPLSIWDPFVAIGGAIMRPLYWVVSGLLVLFHSLWTPVLGADSGWTWALSIICLTVVIRIALIPLFVKQIKSSRQMQLLQPKARELQKKYGHDREKLGQETMKLYREHNANPLASCLPLLLQMPIFLALFRVLDGVAHGIARGHWLEIHPELVTSLQNATIFGAPISSTFMKASALGAAAMNVRIVTVVLILAMTATLFITQLQLMRKNMPPEALTGPFAQQQKMMLYLFPIIFAVGGINFPIGVLIYWLASNLWTMGQQFYVIRRNPAPGTPAYDAWEARRKQKQAHASARHQSPPDEPGGSASTNGSGPSGNGSGPASSPSDPPRVVRQQPRKQTRSQRKR